The following is a genomic window from Phaeodactylum tricornutum CCAP 1055/1 PHATR_bd_32x35 genomic scaffold, whole genome shotgun sequence.
GACGCCCACAGAAAGTATGCCGTGATCGCGACACCTCAAAAGAACGACTAATGCAATACCGATGGCGAGACGACGTACCGTTGGAGTAATCAGAAGGAATAGAGCGCTGGATAGACGCATTATAAGCTTGCTTGCAGAATATGCAACCAAGGCTTTTTATTATTGAGATCAGTGGCTTCGAGACGAGTGATGTGTGTGGTGTGCGTAAATGTGTCCGCCGTATCGCTGGTTGGGAGTTGTGACCGCTTTAGTGGagtgaggaagaaaagcCACTGACTTGCCCCATACGTGCCAAACACAAACGCAATACAACGTGCAGGGTCAGCCGAGTTGCAGTGCGTATCTCACGATCGACAAGCCAAGACGGAACATATGACGTCATTATGTAGTCTCGCACCTTCTTAATAGTTCTGATTGGATTATTCTCTGTCTCAAGCCACACTTGTTTAGTCTCTTCCCTTTCAACGTCATCACCTCCTTTCGACACATTTGTTCACTACGTCAAACTTTCAAAAATTCAAAAGATCcggactgactgtgagtgagaATCATCTATTTTTGACGATGACCGCTTCTATAGGGTACAGCAGGTAGTACCCTGCCGAGCCGGCCATCAGAACGATGCCCAACTGTGAAGCAAACCACATTCACGTTCACCTTGATTGGTCTATTTGGATTAGAACTACATAgtggactgactgtgaagcaagTTCTCCAAGCGCTCTCGCCGTTACGGACTCAAAGCACAGGAGATACATCGTAGTCCCAAAGTCAgcgactgactgtgatacaCTGCAGGAACAGAAGCTCACCAGTTTCAACTATACGGAACAACCTGTCTTTCTCCGTCTCGTTATATCTGCTTACCGATGATGAGTCTATTCTATGTTGGAACACTATTTCTGATGCTACACTCGATGATGCAACATGTTTTTGGCTTTGCTTCGCTGCACACCACAACCTGTTCTGAGCTGCTTCGAAAAACACAGGGGCCGCAACTGATAACACAACTTTCGCTCGTTCCCAATTCTGTAGATCACGTAGAAATGTTCAACATCGCATCGCATCACCTCTATTCCTTCTCCATCGCCGATGCTGCAACTCAACTACAGAAGCAGCAGAGTCCACAGGAACTTGGACAAACAAAAACGGAAACTACTCTTATTTTCGTCGCAGGCTTGGTTCCTTTTGTGTGGGCAACTGTTGAATTTTGGCGACGAATTGCTGTTGGGGAAAGTTTTGGTACGGGCTCGGATTCGATCGTCATAATTGGTGAGGATGATGCCCCGGAAAGCTCACGCGGGCGCCGTGTCTTGGGCAAGGGCGCGCTGTTTACGGCCTACGTTTTATTTACTATTTCCGCCGCTGTACTTGGCATCGTTTTATTCTCCGTACTTGCGACCGACACTGTTTCCTTTGAAGAATACAGCGCAGGTCTTGGCGAAACTATCACGCAGCAGTAGACGAAAGGCTGTTCAGAAACAGATGGAATGTCTGCTGAGCAGGCTTTCCCACTACGGATCAGCTCGTAGAGATTGTTTTCGCCAAAACGCATCCGGCCAAATTGCGCGAGGTAATGTAAGTTACCTAATAGAAATCATCTTGAATCAAATATTAAAAAATGACTCCGCAGGGGCCCGGACGCTTGGGAACAATGCCATGTAGAGCGTCAGTTGGCCGACGATCTCTTCATGCCTAGCATTCTAGCACAAATACCGCACTGAGTATGTAAATGGGCTGTGGTGTTCTATGAAACGCGTATTCGCCAAAGTTCGTGTAGCTTACACATAGCGACGAGCCTACCGTAGGTACGTCAGTAGGTACCGGTTCGGTTGACAGAAGGACGATAAGACTGCCGTTTTTTTGAACCGCCGCAGTTTGTTGTGACTCACTATCTCATGTCGAATTACGTAGCCTTGGAAACAAAAAATGCGGTTGACAATGGTAATTTGAATTGTTCAACTGGCAGTGAGTACAACGCAACGCGTGCTATTCGAGACAGGACATAAAACGCAATCATAGTCGACAAACAAATCCACCCCTGACTAGAGACTATTTGCTACTTCTTCGACATGCCGGACAAGGACTGCGACTACCACAAGGGCACTCGTCCTACATTCAACCTGAGTTTCTGTCCCTTCTCGTTGGGGATTTTTCTGGGAACGGCTGTGCTTGTGGCGCTGAATCGTCGGCAAAGCCAGCGGAACTCGAGTGAAGACGAGACTCTACCAACCTGTCAAGTTGTTTTTGTCTTGGGTGGGCCCGGTGCCGGTAAGGGGACTCAATGTGAACTCGTCACGCAGCACCAGCCTGGATGGTCGCATCTCTCGGCGGGTGACTTATTGCGAGCTGAGCGACAACGAGGTGGCGAACTTGGCGATACGATCAACAAGTGTATTGCGGATGGTAGACTCGTACCTTCCAAGGTCACGTGCCGCCTACTGGAAAAGGGCATGCACGAAGTGTACGCAAAGTCCGGTGGTACCAAGTTTTTGATTGACGGCTTTCCGCGATCGCAGGGCAATGCCGAAGCCTGGAAGGACACAATGTCGCATCACAAGGTTGAATTCGTTTTGTTTTTAGATTGTCCTGAAGAAGTCATGATTGGGCGTCTGTTGGAAAGAGGGCAAACATCGGGAAGGAACGACGACAATATGCAAGTAATTAAAAAGCGCTTCGAAACCTTTGAATTGGAAACAGCTCCCATCGTAGACTGGTACGACCAACAAGGCAAAGTGAAACGAGTCTCAGCTGATAAGGGACAGGAAGATGTCTACGCCGACGTTGCAGCCTTGTTTGAAACCTTATAGACCAACGATTGATTCGACCAAACTGCTCCTGAGACGCATAGAAGAACTTCTGTTTTGTTATGCGTATTTGCTTATGTTTGTTGGGGACGGAGAGAATCTACCAATACCAAACGGTTAACATAGTAGTGAACCAATAACGCTTGGACTTTGGACTGGTCAATATGGACCCGAGACGACACGCATGCGATTTACTAAACCCTTAAGACCAAACCGAAACCCAATAGAGGAATATGTAGAGTCAAGTCAATCCAATGGATGAAGATGATGTTACAGAAAGAGAGTTTGGTAAGCTACTTTATGGTTTTTCGAGATACCCCTCACAGTACATAGGGACTGGACGCTATCTTGTGTTGGGCAGAAACAAACCGAGTAGCATGAAAATGAAGAATGCATGAAACGTCGATGGCAGAGTGACGGGTGGGATTTTCGAATTAGTCCTGGGCAATCGACTTGCCTTGTGCTTCTTTAAAAGCAGGTATATGCTTGAAGAAGAGGCGGCGACACCAGCTAATCGGTCCGGGCGATCCAAATTCTGGACGTGATGGTACCTCCTGCGTAATTCGCTCCGCCGCTTCCTTCATGAGATCGTATGCGCaggcttccaaatcggctGCCTGACCAGGGCGAAGATAAAGCAATGATTTTTGGGAAAGATCCCAATCACGTTGCGTTTGCCGGACCGATTGCAGATAAAACGAATGAGAAACGACCAAAAAGGTCAACAAAACGACGCAAAGCTTCTCGAAAATGATCCAgtttttcattgtcaacaatgtCTGGA
Proteins encoded in this region:
- a CDS encoding predicted protein translates to MPDKDCDYHKGTRPTFNLSFCPFSLGIFLGTAVLVALNRRQSQRNSSEDETLPTCQVVFVLGGPGAGKGTQCELVTQHQPGWSHLSAGDLLRAERQRGGELGDTINKCIADGRLVPSKVTCRLLEKGMHEVYAKSGGTKFLIDGFPRSQGNAEAWKDTMSHHKVEFVLFLDCPEEVMIGRLLERGQTSGRNDDNMQVIKKRFETFELETAPIVDWYDQQGKVKRVSADKGQEDVYADVAALFETL
- a CDS encoding predicted protein, yielding MSLFYVGTLFLMLHSMMQHVFGFASLHTTTCSELLRKTQGPQLITQLSLVPNSVDHVEMFNIASHHLYSFSIADAATQLQKQQSPQELGQTKTETTLIFVAGLVPFVWATVEFWRRIAVGESFGTGSDSIVIIGEDDAPESSRGRRVLGKGALFTAYVLFTISAAVLGIVLFSVLATDTVSFEEYSAGLGETITQQ